A window from Peromyscus eremicus chromosome 1, PerEre_H2_v1, whole genome shotgun sequence encodes these proteins:
- the Slc5a2 gene encoding sodium/glucose cotransporter 2, whose amino-acid sequence MEGRIKEGSELGEQRALIDNPADIVVIAAYFLLVIGVGLWSMFRTNRGTVGGYFLAGRNMVWWPVGASLFASNIGSGHFVGLAGTGAASGLAVAGFEWNALFVVLLLGWLFVPVYLTAGVITMPQYLRKRFGGRRIRLYLSVLSLFLYIFTKISVDMFSGAVFIQQALGWNIYASVIALLGITMIYTVTGGLAALMYTDTVQTFVILAGAFILTGYAFHEVGGYSGLFDKYLGAVTSLTVSEDPAIGNISSTCYQPRPDSYHLLRDPVTGDLPWPALLLGLTIVSGWYWCSDQVIVQRCLAGKNLTHIKAGCILCGYLKLMPMFLMVMPGMISRILYPDEVACVVPEVCKQVCGTEVGCSNIAYPQLVVKLMPNGLRGLMLAVMLAALMSSLASIFNSSSTLFTMDIYTRLRPRAGDRELLIVGRLWVVFIVAVSVAWLPVVQAAQGGQLFDYIQSISSYLAPPVSAVFVLALFVPRVNEKGAFWGLVGGLLMGLARLIPEFFFGSGSCVRPSACPALLCRVHYLYFAIVLFICSGLLTLGVSLCTAPIPQKHLHRLVFSLRHSKEEREDLDADELESPNPAPVQNGYQEHAVVIEEVQPPAPSLLRQCLLWFCGMSRSGSGGPPRTSEEVAATTRRLEDISEDPGWARVVNLNALLMMTVAVFLWGFYA is encoded by the exons tctatGTTCAGAACCAACAGAGGCACCGTTGGTGGCTACTTCCTGGCAGGACGAAACATGGTGTGGTGGCCG GTTGGAGCCTCTCTGTTCGCCAGCAACATCGGCAGCGGTCATTTTGTGGGCCTGGCGGGGACCGGTGCGGCTAGCGGCTTGGCTGTGGCTGGATTTGAGTGGAAT GCGCTCTTTGTGGTGCTCCTACTCGGCTGGCTCTTCGTGCCTGTGTATCTGACCGCCGGTGTGATCACGATGCCTCAGTACCTGCGCAAGCGCTTCGGCGGACGCCGCATTCGCCTCTACCTGTCGGTGCTCTCACTTTTTTTGTACATCTTCACCAAGATCTCG GTGGACATGTTCTCCGGGGCGGTATTCATACAGCAGGCCCTGGGCTGGAACATTTACGCTTCCGTCATTGCACTCTTGGGCATCACCATGATTTATACTGTGACAG GAGGGCTGGCAGCACTGATGTACACAGACACTGTGCAGACATTTGTCATTCTCGCCGGGGCCTTCATCCTCACTGGTTACG CTTTCCATGAAGTGGGCGGGTACTCGGGGCTCTTCGACAAATACCTGGGAGCGGTGACTTCACTGACGGTGTCCGAGGATCCCGCTATTGGCAACATCTCCAGCACCTGCTATCAACCGAGGCCCGACTCCTATCACTTACTGCGTGACCCGGTGACAGGGGACCTGCCGTGGCCTGCACTGCTCCTGGGACTTACCATTGTCTCAGGCTGGTATTGGTGCAGCGACCAG GTAATAGTGCAGCGCTGCCTGGCTGGAAAGAACTTGACTCACATCAAAGCTGGATGCATCTTGTGTGGCTACCTAAAGCTGATGCCCATGTTCCTTATGGTCATGCCGGGCATGATCAGCCGCATTCTTTACCCAG ATGAAGTTGCATGTGTGGTACCTGAGGTGTGTAAGCAAGTGTGTGGCACTGAGGTGGGCTGCTCTAACATCGCCTACCCACAGCTTGTTGTGAAGCTCATGCCCAATG GTCTGCGTGGACTCATGCTAGCAGTCATGCTGGCTGCCCTCATGTCCTCTCTAGCATCAATCTTCAACAGTAGTAGCACACTTTTCACTATGGATATCTACACCCGCCTGCGGCCTCGTGCAGGTGATAGGGAGCTGCTGATAGTTGGAAG GCTTTGGGTGGTCTTCATTGTGGCGGTATCAGTGGCTTGGCTCCCTGTGGTGCAGGCGGCACAGGGTGGGCAGCTGTTCGACTATATCCAGTCTATCTCCAGCTACCTGGCCCCTCCAGTGTCTGCAGTGTTTGTGCTAGCACTCTTTGTGCCCCGAGTTAACGAGAAG GGTGCTTTCTGGGGACTCGTCGGGGGCCTGCTGATGGGCCTGGCACGGCTCATACCTGAGTTCTTCTTTGGCTCGGGTAGCTGCGTGCGACCCTCAGCATGCCCAGCGCTCCTCTGCCGGGTCCACTACCTCTATTTTGCCATCGTGCTCTTCATCTGCTCTGGCCTCCTCACACTTGGGGTCTCCCTGTGCACTGCACCCATCCCACAGAAACAT CTCCACCGCCTGGTTTTCAGTCTCCGGCATAGCAAGGAAGAACGAGAGGACCTAGATGCTGATGAGTTAGAAAGTCCAAACCCGGCCCCTGTGCAGAATGGGTACCAGGAACATGCAGTGGTGATCGAAG aggtccagccCCCAGCACCCAGCCTGCTCCGCCAGTGCCTGCTCTGGTTCTGTGGAATGAGCCGGAGTGGGTCAGGGGGTCCTCCACGCACTAGTGAGGAGGTGGCTGCAACAACCAGGCGGCTAGAGGACATCAGTGAGGACCCTGGCTGGGCCCGTGTGGTCAACCTCAATGCTCTGCTCATGATGACCGTGGCTGTGTTCCTCTGGGGCTTTTATGCCTAA